The window TGGATGACACATGTGAAAGTCTAACAATTTCTCAAAATTTGAATGACATGTGTCATCATTTGATAGTtcgtaattattttattcaattacaaatcaaatttaaatataaatacatttattaatcattaaaaaaatataattcaattaaaccattttaatatttaaatcaatCATTTAAGATCTTTGATAGTTAGTAATCATTTTCttatgatttaaattattttttatgatttagactgtatttaaaatatgtaaaatactagtatttaatgagaatattttatcattgtaatttatgtaattaatatttttacaagAAATTTATGTAATTAGTTTCTTAAGAAATGTATATTAATCTTGAAagacaaacaattaaaaatggaaaaagtattttttttatttgataattgttAACCTTATGACATTGAATTAAGAAATCAATAGAAATTTCTTACTAAAAATCATTccattattaatatattgtaACCATTATTTTCAATGCACACACATATTACCATgagtttcaataaaaaaattaatatataacaatCAAACATAGATATATTAAGGAGTTTACAACATCACTTAAGTATCATACTCAATTAAATGTACTAACCCACTTGattgattttctataaaaaaaataatctttttcatGACACTAACtagtaaaactttttttatccatcttaattaattactatGTTCTTAAAATAGTagtcattaatatttttgattttataaaaaaatcttctacaattaaatatattacatttcaattttattaagtTAATAACATAATTCAAATCGAATTAATAGTAttgacttaaaaataaatttagccTAAAAAAGTATTTCTTGTGTCAATGTTGAAATTGTTTGATAACGATTTTCTATTACCCATCAAGtgaattacataataaaattgacAAGATGTGCATggagaaatgaaagaaaacaatAGGTATGCTCCTGCACTTGCCTTCCCTTTGAAGAGAGAGACATTCCAGTCAGCCGCCACGTTGAATCCCAAATCCCTCCCAGGGTGACACCTCTACACCCCCTTCAGGTGTAGCTAAAGGTAAATCCATACCCTTACTAAGTCAAAGGTGGAAAATCAAAACTCAGAAAGCTGCAGCACAAAGCTTCCCCTCCCCCTCTTCGCAAAGCGTCAAACTATCCTTGTAGCTAGGCAATTTCTGCGCGTAAGCCATGCACCCAATTACCCCTAAACACTATTCCCTACCGTGTCCTCTCCTCCTCCCTCCATCTGGTCACACTCCTCCCTTTAAAGTTACACACATAACACATTCATTCATCTCTCTCCTCTTCACCCCTTTTCACTCATGAAGAATCCCGTGGCCGAGAGTTTCACCGACTTCTACGACAAGTGGGTTTGGAAGCTCGAGGAGATCCTACACCAGCTCCTCGAGGTGTCCAAACAGAGAACTGAGGTGGTCAAAACTGAGCAAGAGCTGCAGGTTTTGGTGTCAAAAGTCACATCCCATTTGAAGGAATACTACACTATAAAGTGGGCATCCGCACATGAAGAGGTGCTTGTGTTCTTCTCGCCGGCGTGGTTGAGTCCTCTGGAGAATGCTTATTTGTGGATCACAGGGTGGAAGCCCTCCATGGTGTTCAAGCTTCTGGAAACTCTCAAGAAGCAAGCGAGTGGTGGTGATTTTGTGATGACGGAGGAGCAGGTGAGGAAGATCGAGGAGCTGaggaagaggacgaggatggAGGAGGAGAAGGTGGAGAGGGAGATGGAGAGGCAGCAGGTGGCCATGGCTGACCGCAAGATGGTGGAGTTGGTCAAGCTCACCGGCAGAGCAAGGAACAACggtagtggtggtggtggtgatgcgGTGGATGCGGTGGTGGAGGTGGCCTTAAAAGGGGTTCTTGCGGGGTTGGAGAGGGTCATGAAGGCTTCGGATTGCGTGAGGCTCAAGACACTCAAAGGGGTGTTGGATGTGCTTAGTCCAATGCAGTGTGTCGATTTCTTGGCTGCAAATATTGCTATGCAGCTAAGACTCAGGCAATGGGGGAAGAAGAAGAGGGACATTGCTGCTGCAGGATCCACACTCAATGTGAATCAGGACAACTGATCCAAGTGTAATTCAACTAGTagctagcaaaaaaaaaaaaaggaagcatattAAACTGTACATCTTTAATTAggcttaattagttaattaagttGTCCAGTACATCATCATTAGCACAAATTAAGAAGTTGTTTAATTAGTTTATGCGGTGGTAGTAGCTAGTATAGTCTTGTAGTTGCAAtgtaagaaaaggaaagaaatagtAGATGAATGAAGATGAATGAATCTATCTATGATATCATTTCTTTCCTGTATATAGGtaattatttagtattttacaattaatatgaaaaaatctAAGACCACACACATCCTTAATTAATGGATTCTATCTAAAGTAGGGGAAAGTCAACAACACAATCACATAACACTTGCTTAAGATGTCACAGAGTTGGTGGTGCTAGCTGGTGCTGGTGTGTTGCATGGATCATCAGTTTATAGGCTCACCATCAGAGACAGAGAgtgcatatttttttactaaacttTTGTGTTGTGAAATGTTGATGGGGAGCAGGAGCAGAAACAAACGAAAATGTCTTGAGCGGCGTGGGTGCATGATTCAGGGGCCACGCCACGACTACGCCTAAGCGAACAGAAACAGTCAGAAACATGACAGAACAGAACCAGGTGTTCTTCAGTTTTCACACTTAAAATAAGTCCCTGTCATGCTTCCTCTTGGATTCACGAGAAAGTGACGTTTTAAAGAGTTCCCCCCAGAAAATGACGTTGGCAAGTGATGTCATTAATGCTTTTGTTTGGTTAAATAAATACTAGTGGTACCTAGTGTTTAATTTAGGCCGGGGGTAGTTTATACTAGTATtgagtttcaatttattttttttaaaacaataatcagtttttattttatttttataattttttaaaatgtggttactttttttaaaaaaaaaattagttttcaaataaacttatttttgaaagttttatattttattaaattaatttagaagtatttttttaacagaaacagTTATAAAAATATGGTGATGTCgatgtaaataaataataaagatagTGCCAATAATAAAAATGGTATTGGCAGGAGTAACATGTGGTGGAAACGACATTACAAGCTGTGAATGGAAAAAGTAAttgtcaaatataaaaaatatgtattatattaaaaataaaaatcaaatttataaactttttttcttaatttttaaaataaatgtaaaaatatttttttaaaaattaaaaatcatttcaattttatttttatcaaatgtgtttatttataagaaaacatGCAAGTTGATTTGCAAGCAAGAATGCGCTAGAGAGTAGTTTGTTAATATTTCTCAAATTGGGGAGTTCTATCAAAATACCCTCattaatacataattttttttataaatattaaaaattataaaattagtaaaaaatcattaaatgtaAAGTGAAATTTactgtgatttttaataatcttaatcaataaaaaattattaaaaaagtgtATTAGCATATTTAAATCTTGTATACACAGCCAATAGGTCACATTTGTACaccaactaaaaatatttacagctcattcaaattaaaaattaaaatcttttttttaaaaaaaaactcattgttGCTACATAACTTTCTTCTCCTCTGTAATGTGTTCTTGACTTCTTTCTCATACCctccttttcattttaaataatttgtaactcattaaaaataaaaataaaaaagataattaaaaaatgtgatgTATGATATGGTTTATTTACAGAAAAGAGAAAtgttaatcacatttttttctaatattattttttaaaactttttctatgatttgttgaaatttattaaaaattcattttttataggtTTTGCTTCTCATTTAATGATTTTGTCTTttgatttatattaaatgaaaagtaaaatctATCAAAATTGATATTCAATAATTTCTAATCAATCATAAAGAGAATCTTTAAAGGAGAGTGTAGAGTGTCGTTAGCATTCcttttatagaaaaatgtttttaatatttgtgcCAATTGATAAGTAATCAGAGGTGGATATTGTGGATTTAGAAACTTATGTAATTGTTTATCTTTAAAAtgatattctattttaattatttttgtttgcaaCAATCTTGCAATTATATTTGGATGCCTCCAGTTGCCAATTCACAAGATAAGCAAGGGATTAAACGATATACCAACATTAGGTTTTAGATGTAGTAGAAATATTTTGTGTATTCACCTAGTATTTTGCTATTTAAATTGTAAAGTGATCCTTTTGACAAGATTGTTACATTGTTATTCCAAGATGCTAATTGTTGCAATTGCAAGCCATGAAATCTATCTTGAAGATACACAAAATACATTCACATAATTGCATTTAAGTTGTCATATATTACACGAAACAATAATGTGACtccatttgttatttttaattagtgacAATTGCATCTGTATGATTGTTGGTGTGAAATTCCTTTAGTCATGGTCACGACTAAGTATCAAATGATGATTTCCTTTTAGACGATTGTCCCAAGGAAGAGACTTTGTTCCTTGGTTGGGTTCCTGGTCCACTCCAAAAAGCTTCTTAGCAGTAAATGAACTAAAGTTTTTAAGTTAAACTATTAGAAAATTTGTGATAAAAGGGAGTAATAAATGGCTAGGAGTTacaaagaaaatagtaatgataGAAAATAATTGGGTTTTGTTTATTTGGTTCATGCCCTTGTTACAATATGATAGGTCTTATTTATAATGATTAACTAACAGTTACATTAGCTAAAACATTTCCCACACACCCCTATAATCTAGGAGATCATGACTCATATCTTATTAATCGCTTCCTTACTCTTTAGACTACCTCCATATTTTTTAGATGACTCACACATCATCGAAAGCAATCTTTCCTTGTACTTTTACCTATTTACCCCAACTTAGACACAACAACCACTCCAATCCGCTTACTTGTGCTAGCCGTATCCAATCGACGATTGTTGTCCCAACGATTAACTTTTTAGGGGTTAACAATGGTATATATTTGGTCAAATTGTAAATGTATGTATCATGCtcttttatttatcataaattgtaTTCATGATGTACACAATCTTTTTACAGCTGTGTTGAGATttatgagaaagaaaaacaaatgatgaaTGTTGGGTAAGTTCCATAAGAACATCAACTTTATTGTTGGTGTATGAATTGTTATAAGGGACTccaattggtaaaaaaaaatggttcttATTTGTATCTTGTTGGTAAGAGGAGTGCTAAGAACACACTCTTTAGCACACTCTTTCAAACACATCATCTCTAATTggtcaaaatttattgaaaattataaaattaggagAGTTATTAAATATGATGTG of the Glycine max cultivar Williams 82 chromosome 13, Glycine_max_v4.0, whole genome shotgun sequence genome contains:
- the LOC100808459 gene encoding protein DOG1-like 4 produces the protein MKNPVAESFTDFYDKWVWKLEEILHQLLEVSKQRTEVVKTEQELQVLVSKVTSHLKEYYTIKWASAHEEVLVFFSPAWLSPLENAYLWITGWKPSMVFKLLETLKKQASGGDFVMTEEQVRKIEELRKRTRMEEEKVEREMERQQVAMADRKMVELVKLTGRARNNGSGGGGDAVDAVVEVALKGVLAGLERVMKASDCVRLKTLKGVLDVLSPMQCVDFLAANIAMQLRLRQWGKKKRDIAAAGSTLNVNQDN